The Halichoerus grypus chromosome 3, mHalGry1.hap1.1, whole genome shotgun sequence genome segment atataaataaaataaaataaaattagatctcTACCTCATGCACAAAAATAGGTTGATTAAAAACCTCAATGTGAAGAATAAGAGTTTTAAACTTTTAGTAAAaagatagataaaaatctttattattttgacGTAGGAAAGGATTTCTTTAGATACCCAGAGCGcaaaatataatggaaaagatAAATCTGACTACATTAAAACTAAATTTCAGTATAAGAAAAGACACCATAAACAAAGGTCAAAGAAAAGGCttagactggaagaaaataggtAACCAATATAACCAACCAGGtattattttccagaaaacataaatcaatgaaaaagatGAGCAAAGCATTAGCAAAATGTGTAAAGATAAATGGAGATGTCCAGGAGGCATCTGGGATTTACAGTACAAGAGAACTCtggggggcaccggggtggctcagtcgttaagtgtctgctttcgcctcaggtcatgatcccagggtcctgggattgagccccgcatcgtgctctctgctcagcgggaagcctgcttctccctctcccatgccccctgcttgtgttccctctctcgctgtctctctctctgtcaagtaaataaaatctttaaaaaaaagagagagaaatctgggCTGGAAAGAGAGATCTGGGCTACATCAACTTATTGATCACATTTGAATTCATGGGACTAGATGAGCTTATAGAAGGAAACTAGTTAAGAAATTAGAGACTTGGGTCTAGCTAGGACAGTTGTAGGCAGAGGATTTACTGATCCTCATTCAAATTCTTAACACTAAATAATAACTCCTTCAGCTTTATTCACATATTATTTTGTCTGGCCTTTTCTAACCATAAAATATCTTTacgtcttttatttatttatttttttaaagattttatttatttgacggagagagcgagagcaggaacacaagcagggggagtgggagagggagaggcaggcttcccgcggagcagtgagccccatgtggggctcgatctcaggaccctgggatcatgacctgagccgaaggcagacgcgtcacgactgagccacccaggtgcccctttatgtCTTTTAAAGATGGCatctaaatataagaaataaacacTAATAAAACCAGATTTTGTTGGACACCATGTCAGAAAGTGGTTAGATAAGCCTGTCACTTCTGTGTTGGATATTATTTTCAGCCCCTCTGTTTCATGTACTGCCAAGAAGGCAGGGCTGtggaaatgaaatgcaaaattaaaaaaatatgaatgaaacaagatttaaattttaaagtaaaaggaatcaaagaaaatattcCCTAAAATACACACAAAGAATTTTATTGGTGGGGTTAGGAAACTATCAGCTTTTATACATTAATGTAGTTCGTGTAATGAATCTTCTCTAAATTTTaagatatgagagagagaaagaaagaaagaaaggaaaaaaagatagataATGTGGATAACCCACTCACTACATTTCTTCTACTTGGAAATAGCAAACCAGCTATCCACATAAACTGCTCAGAAAAGCCATTCACAAAAGAACTACATGCTGTAGAATTCCTTTTATATGAAGCCCAAGAACATGTAAAGCAAGATAGAATagtggtggtcgtggtggtggtaGGGGGACATGGTTTGAAGGGGCACAAAGAAGCTCTCTCGGGTATTggatatattctatatatattgatCACATCAAATTGTACCTTTGGCACTCGAACATTTTACTATGCTGTATCTCTTAactgaagtatttattttttaattgctttaaagaaaaacctTAGAAGCCTAAAGAATCTCACTCAACACAGCTCGTTTTGCCCTTGTCAAGGCTACAAAGCCTCtaattaagaaacaaatatttagggGCTATCGCCAAGCCTTTCTTCCCCTAATTTGCCTCACTCCCAACCCACCTGTAGGTCAATCATCTCCCCAAGGGTACTTCTACATCTGATCACAGAGATTAAAGATAACCCGTAAAAGAACAATCAAAGGACAAAAATATCTGAGAATATCATATTCATAATAAACAAGCTTCCGGGTCCTTCTTTCACCAAACCAAAAGTAAGCTCCTaacaggaaatttaaaagaaatcctaCTGTAAACAAACTTTTGATCATCACTTTGTATATAACCTTCTATATTGCTCTGGTTCATGACCTGTACCTAAACATCTTCATTGAATTTCCATTGTAATTGTATTTTGAACAGggtaaaatgatagaaaattgGTTTATCTAGATTTCAACTAACTCTCTTACTGACGGTTATCTTTTTTTAGTGAAAAACCATCATATATTGAAGACTCCAGagaaggactttaaaaaaatgtcttccctttctcactttaaaatgaaaatacccagggaaaaataaagagaaaacgtATTTATTACAACTGGCTGTTATATTAAGTCGCACAAAATGAAATACTGCACCATGAGCAGTTCGTTGGTATTGTAGGTTATTGGTCAGGTCGAGTTCAGAACGGTAAGGAGGCACCGTATTAAGATAGCACACCACATACACAACATGCAATCAGCAAGTGCATTACTTCGGATATTTCACACTTCagtaaaaataggaaacaaagtcATGTCAAGGAAAGCGCTGCAAGGAAGTGAAGCTGTCTcctttcttcaatttttaaaaaagttattaataaacaattaaatttaaagatCTTCACGGATACTTTAGCTTGTAGCAGAAATCCTACAACATAAAAGTCACTTGAAAGGTTTATATTCTTTTACCACTTTCCTAGTTTTAgttaactgaaaaaagaaaaaagatctgcaGAAGGAACCGAAAGTATCTAAAAAACTATCACGGGTCAtatctaaggagaaaaaaaaacccaaaaaacaaccaGTCAGGGTTGCACAAAACTGTCGAGTAGTTAGCTTTAAGCAGTTAGTCGTTTAggtattttcacttcttttttaaaaacctggctTGTAGGGGTGAGGGAACGGAGTTAGGCACCGCCGGGTAGCTGGGGAGGGTGCTCTTGGTGAGTATGCAATCCTAGGGCCATGGCACCCGACCGGTTCCGGGAAGAAGGGGCCGGGACGAGAGGGGCCGAAGTAAAAAGCGACGCCAGGAGAAACTCACTTTTGAAAGGCACTTTCCGGTTACAAAGCACTCTCACATGCTTTATCTCATCGgacacagcatcctttctgctGGCCTCGAGCGTCTACAGATGTAAAAGGCCCAACGTGAACACAGGCCCTCTTCAAAACCGAAATCCCACGCAGGCCTTGTTACTCATCCACTCCCGAGGCTCCGCACCTCGCGGCCGCGCGCACCCCCTTGGCGTCCGCGGGGCGCGCACGTCACTCGCCCGCTGCCAATCGGCGCCCAGCAGGTCAACCTCTCCTCCGAGGGCCCCCCCCAGCGCCGCCCCCTCCAGCCCGCCGCGGGACCCAGGCCGCGACGCCCGCCGGCCGCTTCCGCTCTCGGCGCAGGCGCGACAGCTCGGCCGGAGAACGGCGCGAGCTGGGAGGGGAGTGGACGCTGCTGGCGAGGATGGTGCTGGAGAGCGTGGCCCGCATCGTGAAGGTGCAGCTGCCGGCGTATCTAAAGCGGCTCCCTGTCCCCGAGAGCGTTACCGGGTTCGCCCGGCTCACAGGTAATCCCCGCCTTCGGCCAGTCCCCATGCTTGCAAGTTGcccaggtgggagtggggggtggtctAAACCTCCGCGGGCcaaggggcggggcggggcttggCGTGTGGCGCGTGACCCCGTGACCCTGTGCGCAGAGGTTGGGGGCGCGCGCCGGCGCAGCAGCTTTGGAGCGCGAGTGATTCTTCTTCTCGTCCTTGTCCTAGTGGCTCTTGCGTGGCCTTTCGTGATGGGAGACCAGGTTTTTGTAGAGAAAGTGCTGAGTTGGTAGCGGGCCTATATCTTCCATCTCTCATCGCTCGCTGCAGTGTGGTTGTTTATGTTAAAGTAGGATAAGTCATCGTTATCTAAGGCACTGTGAATCAGGCATTCCCAGCTCTCAGCGGGGTTTAACCCACAGCGTGTgagtgtttgggggggggggagagaaacaCAGCCATACACGCAATATGTGTATGGCAGTTTTATTCGGTGGCAAAATTGGAGACTAACCTCCACTCCCATAGAGAAGACTTCAACTACCCCGGGGGCATTTGAGGTCAACTCCATTACTGTGGGCCTGGAGGTAGTTAAGGTAACTTGAGTTGAGGAAAGATAAGTTAGCCAGGTGTTCAAAGGCTAGTACGATGGACCGAATGTTAGATAAGGAAATTTAATGAATATATGTTAACATTCTGTTTTTAAGatcccttcttaaaaaaaaaaaaaaaaaaaacccacaactgaGGATTTTACATCTAAAGGACGAAAATTTCCATAATGCAGTCAACACTTGGAAGATTTTGTAGGGTTTTGGGTGTTACAGTGTAAGTGGGGTATTTGTCAACCAGACTGAGACTGATTAGGACggtgaggggggaaaaaaccataTTGATTCGGCAAACTTTGAACTCAGGTCCTGAATGTCAGGGAATGAAACATGAATTATGATAATTTTGAGATAAATAGGGTTGCTTAGCTGGAGCATTCTGAAGTTCTATGGTAGCTGACATGAAACATAGCATTTGGAAGGCTTACTGGTGGAAGAAGAATAGATTTATTCTGTGTAGACCAAAAGACAGAACTAGGACCAAATTAGTGAAAATTATTTGGAGGTAGATTTCAGCCCCAACACACAGAAGGcttctttttggttgttttttgttttttaagataataCTATCCCTAAAGAAGGGatagtatttaaaaagaaaaaaaaaaggcagagtcGGGTAGTAGACAGATTTAGATGAGGTAAATTAGATGACATTCCAAACCTAGAGATTTTTCGATTTATGGCTTAGTAGGAAACATGTAATTGAATAGAAAGCATGGTAACTGAAtaattaacattaaaagaaacatCTAAACATCATAATCAGcataaaagtaacataaaatgaaaaaaaaagtttcaagtcAAGTATTTAGAAACATCAAAGTTTTCTTTTGATCCTATTATTCTGATAGATTTTCTGCAGTTCTataaaattttgacttttttcccctttatctttGCTTTTACTTTAGTACtttccatattttaatatattccttATCTTTTTCTAACAACTATATAATCCTATTTTAAACTAACATCACGGTAGGCCTAACCATTCCCCTGCAGCTGGAAATTTGGAATGTTTGTGCATGTATAGATTTTATTCATAATGTTCAGTGGTAAGTAGCCCTATACCAGttgttaggagtttttttttctcctttgaattatACCCTTGAACGTATTCACCAAAATGGTAATACCAGATCAGAAGAATATGATTGTTTTGTGACATTGTTTTCCAGTTGTCAACTTATATTAATAATTTGCCCAAATTAACTGACAAGTTtttaacaggaaagaaagaagtccCCTTACTCCTAACCCCATCCAGTATAACCTGAATTTTGTGTGTTGATTCCAGTGGTGGCtggttttatattagtttcaatttTCTGTAAACAGAGTGTAGTTGGAACAGATAGAAAGTATATAATTTGATTGAGTGGCTAGATTTtagaagcatatttttttttcttgaagatctccactgtcaacaaatatttaattcctATTAAAGGCATTAAGGAACCTCAGCCTAAACCTTTTCTCCCTTAAATCAATAACATATAGTAACTTCCTCTTAAAGTAAGGACTGATTCTCAGAAATAGTGACAACTCtgataaatatcttaaaaacatGTACCTAAGTTCCATTACAATGTGTCTATACTTTAGTTCTCATTGTATTGCTTATTAGGAAACATGTTTGTAATAACTGCTTTATGAACAAATGAGGTAGTCTCTTTCATACTGGACAAAGACAATATAACAGTTGCAGAATTTGTTTTGGAGCACCATGGAATAAGATTCCCACTGACCAATTTCCACTCTGAGTCTTCCCTTCAGAATAGATTGTAATAGCTAATTACATTTATCTGTCTTGATTGAGCTACTTATAGAATCCATACTTAGACTTTTGTTGAAGTAACCTAGAAGATCACTTTTCagcaaatgtttaaaatgtctaAGAAACcaaaagtgttttcattttctatctgAAAATTAGAACAAAGTTACAGCTTACATTATTGCctgttttttcttccctattttcatctagtgtttttttttaaagcagttggtTCTCTCATGATGACTCTGCATTCTTAGTAAACACTTGGAGAtccttaatcaccatacagtattTACAAACAGTCCTTATCTATCAGAAACAACTGATCTATTTTTGTTTAGGTCACATGTTTAACAGTGAGTCTTTTAAGATAAATTTGTATGATTCCGCCCTTTGGAAGTATAGTCTATATAATACTTTGACCTTTAAAAAAGCtttctatgtttaaaatacaacaacaacaaaatcttccTATTCAAAAGTCATGAGCAGTTTACTTCTAGATTTAAAAGCTTGCTATGAAACTTTGAATATAGTAGCTCTTCCCTCCTTGACCCTGTTTGCTTCTTTGAAACATAACGGTTTTGCTCCTAAAGATAAAGCAGTGAATCCCAAGACAATATCTTTTCCAGAGTAGCACAAACATGTCAGAGCTCACAGCTTTAAAGGCATTAGCTCTGTTTATCCAGACAGGGCCAattttgaatgaataatttaGAAGTGGAAAAGGGTTGAAAACCTATATCCATAAGAAGACTTCTACAagcatgtttatagcagccttatttttaatagccccaaactggaagcaaccaaaatatcTACCAACAGGagagtggataaacaaattatagtATATTCAGAGTGGAATACTGGTTAGCAATAAAAGGGGATGAATTACTGATCCactggatgaatctcaaaaactttatgttgagtgaaaaagcTTTGGTTGTAGACATCAGTGGTGGGGAGATAGACTAGAAAGGGACAGGAGAATACTTTCTTGGGTGATGGAGTATTTTGcgtgtttttacattttcagtgGAGGCTACTGGGGTATATTTGTCACAGCTCAGAGCT includes the following:
- the CISD2 gene encoding CDGSH iron-sulfur domain-containing protein 2 isoform X1, whose translation is MAPDRFREEGAGTRGAEVKSDARRNSLLKGTFRLQSTLTCFISSDTASFLLASSVYRCKRPNVNTGPLQNRNPTQALLLIHSRGSAPRGRAHPLGVRGARTSLARCQSAPSRSTSPPRAPPSAAPSSPPRDPGRDARRPLPLSAQARQLGRRTARAGRGVDAAGEDGAGERGPHREGAAAGVSKAAPCPRERYRVRPAHSFLEKPGTQQTNE